From Verrucomicrobiia bacterium, the proteins below share one genomic window:
- a CDS encoding response regulator — MTAVPRDTLIYLAIRQSEDRSHIEDTLVLDGFRVRSFPSAESLWPVFQQHPARIVITDRRFRDSMSGLELAQNIRRDYLMPYCYIVLRSAMNHLPEIEEGLASGADDYLIKPHNPVELRARILVGLRWLTYIDQLVQEQSAPG; from the coding sequence ATGACAGCCGTGCCCCGAGACACGCTGATTTATCTGGCCATCCGCCAGTCCGAAGACCGTTCCCACATTGAAGACACGCTCGTGCTGGACGGTTTCCGCGTCCGCTCCTTCCCCAGCGCGGAATCACTCTGGCCGGTTTTTCAGCAACACCCCGCCCGCATCGTCATCACCGACCGCCGGTTTCGCGACTCGATGTCGGGTTTGGAACTGGCCCAGAACATCCGTCGGGATTACCTGATGCCGTATTGTTACATCGTGCTGCGCAGCGCGATGAATCACCTTCCCGAAATCGAGGAAGGCCTCGCCAGCGGCGCCGATGACTACCTCATCAAGCCGCACAACCCCGTCGAACTGCGGGCGCGCATCCTCGTGGGACTGCGCTGGCTCACTTACATCGACCAACTGGTGCAGGAGCAAAGCGCGCCGGGTTGA
- a CDS encoding XdhC/CoxI family protein, whose product MNRFYEELVRAATAGTPFVLALIAGVKGSSPQRQGAKALFFADGRVVGTLGGGCLEAEVHARARKALQTGQPARFEMVLDHIFGWDDGLICGGSVHGLILPQAAGAVEIWRMAAAAVEPREWGVTKDYSIDWVGNEAGVDWLYRETVAAPPRLWIAGSGHVAQAVVPLALQLEFAVTVFDDRPELANHQWFPPATELRVGGWHELLKVPLPAQPTYGLIVTRGHQHDALVLSEWIHRPFVFLGMIGSRRKARLIREQFLRQSVATVEQLDKVSCPVGLDIRARSTPEIAVSILAQFIQKRAEHVSDKEPLHQPVSKPQLARGV is encoded by the coding sequence ATGAATCGCTTCTACGAGGAACTCGTCCGGGCGGCGACGGCCGGCACGCCCTTTGTGCTGGCGTTGATAGCGGGCGTCAAAGGTTCCAGTCCGCAACGGCAGGGGGCGAAGGCGCTGTTCTTCGCTGATGGTCGCGTGGTGGGCACGCTGGGCGGGGGATGTCTCGAAGCGGAAGTGCATGCCCGGGCCCGCAAGGCATTGCAGACCGGGCAGCCAGCGCGCTTTGAAATGGTTTTGGATCACATCTTCGGTTGGGACGATGGATTGATTTGCGGCGGCAGCGTGCATGGTCTGATCCTTCCCCAGGCGGCGGGCGCCGTGGAAATCTGGCGAATGGCGGCGGCAGCCGTCGAGCCGCGTGAATGGGGCGTAACCAAGGATTATTCCATCGACTGGGTTGGCAACGAGGCGGGCGTCGACTGGTTGTATCGGGAAACCGTGGCCGCGCCGCCCCGCTTGTGGATTGCCGGCTCGGGGCACGTCGCGCAGGCGGTGGTTCCGTTGGCGCTGCAACTGGAGTTTGCCGTGACGGTGTTCGATGACCGGCCTGAGCTGGCGAATCACCAGTGGTTTCCGCCGGCGACCGAACTCCGGGTGGGCGGCTGGCATGAACTCTTGAAGGTGCCGTTGCCGGCGCAGCCGACGTATGGTTTGATCGTCACCCGCGGCCATCAACACGATGCCCTGGTCCTGTCGGAATGGATTCACCGGCCGTTCGTTTTTCTGGGCATGATCGGCAGCCGCCGCAAGGCCCGGTTGATTCGTGAACAATTCCTCCGGCAGTCGGTTGCAACCGTGGAGCAGCTGGATAAAGTATCCTGTCCGGTCGGCCTCGACATCCGGGCGCGAAGCACGCCGGAAATCGCGGTCAGCATCCTGGCGCAATTCATCCAAAAGCGAGCCGAACATGTCAGCGACAAAGAACCTCTTCATCAGCCTGTGTCTAAGCCTCAGCTGGCTCGCGGCGTCTAG
- a CDS encoding DUF1326 domain-containing protein — translation MSATKNLFISLCLSLSWLAASSTLAGQPQGKLIELHSCEVYAGACTVSGQVTLSGRHVLQIWDVTAGDWQGVNLAGLRFAVLAAGRENLAAENSHADQAVVYLPDQASHVQQRALVDWVKTRNPQLAAAHLQTRVVPISLTSSTNGAAFQAGAFVALRTAALGNCENRVCGESLWYQPSTPTSVFTVALNESSTIQEPLMKLTWEDFGKRSVFVARFGVTETASSHFVQSSDWCGASGVLF, via the coding sequence ATGTCAGCGACAAAGAACCTCTTCATCAGCCTGTGTCTAAGCCTCAGCTGGCTCGCGGCGTCTAGCACGCTCGCGGGACAACCGCAGGGAAAACTCATCGAACTGCATTCCTGCGAAGTTTACGCGGGTGCATGCACCGTGTCCGGGCAGGTCACCTTGAGCGGTCGCCACGTGCTGCAAATTTGGGATGTGACGGCCGGGGACTGGCAGGGCGTCAACCTTGCCGGCCTGCGATTTGCGGTATTGGCGGCGGGCCGGGAAAATCTGGCGGCGGAAAACTCGCATGCCGATCAGGCGGTTGTTTATCTGCCGGACCAGGCCAGCCACGTCCAGCAACGGGCGCTCGTGGACTGGGTCAAGACGCGCAATCCACAACTTGCGGCCGCGCATCTGCAGACGCGCGTGGTGCCCATCTCGTTGACGAGTTCTACCAACGGCGCCGCGTTCCAGGCCGGTGCCTTTGTCGCGCTCAGAACGGCTGCGTTGGGCAACTGTGAGAACCGGGTTTGCGGCGAATCGCTCTGGTATCAGCCCAGCACGCCGACTTCCGTTTTCACCGTGGCGCTGAACGAGAGCTCGACGATTCAGGAGCCGCTGATGAAGCTGACTTGGGAGGACTTTGGGAAACGCAGCGTGTTCGTGGCCCGCTTCGGCGTCACGGAAACGGCCAGCAGCCACTTCGTTCAGTCTTCCGACTGGTGCGGTGCGTCGGGCGTTCTTTTTTAG
- a CDS encoding nucleotidyltransferase family protein gives MASESLPASGPALGVVILAAGASVRMGRPKLLLPWRGTSIIGHLIAQWHEPGAAQIAVVCRPGDAAMQAELDRLAFPRADRIHNPNAGQGMFSSVQCAARWPGWRDALTGWAVVLGDQPHLQTGTLRQLVALHEKHPAAIGQPRFGERVGHPVILPRTAFAGLRTTATATLKDFLSETIGEKIECVVDDAGLRLDLDRPEDYEKALNLYSRTS, from the coding sequence ATGGCATCGGAATCACTCCCCGCAAGCGGACCCGCGCTGGGGGTGGTGATTCTTGCCGCCGGCGCTTCCGTGCGCATGGGCCGCCCCAAGTTGCTGCTGCCGTGGCGCGGCACGTCCATCATCGGTCACCTGATTGCCCAATGGCACGAACCGGGCGCGGCTCAAATTGCTGTCGTTTGCCGGCCAGGCGATGCAGCGATGCAAGCCGAACTGGATCGGCTGGCTTTTCCACGGGCGGACCGAATTCACAATCCGAACGCCGGGCAGGGGATGTTCAGTTCGGTTCAATGTGCCGCCCGCTGGCCCGGCTGGCGGGATGCCCTGACGGGATGGGCCGTTGTTTTGGGTGACCAGCCCCATCTTCAAACGGGCACGCTCCGGCAGCTTGTTGCGTTGCATGAAAAGCATCCCGCCGCCATTGGTCAGCCACGTTTCGGAGAGCGGGTGGGTCATCCGGTGATTCTTCCGCGGACCGCTTTTGCCGGCTTGCGAACCACGGCGACAGCGACGCTGAAGGACTTTTTAAGCGAAACTATCGGTGAAAAGATTGAATGCGTCGTTGACGACGCCGGTCTCAGACTTGACTTGGACCGGCCCGAAGATTACGAGAAGGCATTGAACCTCTACTCCCGCACCTCATGA
- a CDS encoding (2Fe-2S)-binding protein codes for MSDFDSAQPGSFSRRNFIKSLGTTAVATAAARAQAVAAELEKVNGEKIVGPEPVPVALQVNGETLRLQLEPRVTLLDALRNYSSLTGAKEGCDRAGCGACTVMLGEVPVYACQKLAIEAQGQPITTVEGLAKNGELTPVQRAFLEKDALMCGYCTPGFVMSVTALLKKHPRPTAEQVRHVCAGNLCRCGTQPRIIEAALQAAGVNPVRTTQTEVIDYAQLA; via the coding sequence ATGAGCGATTTTGACTCCGCCCAACCGGGTTCGTTCTCCCGCCGTAATTTCATCAAAAGCCTCGGCACCACGGCCGTCGCCACCGCCGCCGCCCGGGCGCAGGCGGTCGCCGCCGAACTGGAAAAGGTCAATGGCGAAAAAATCGTGGGGCCCGAACCGGTGCCCGTGGCGTTGCAGGTCAACGGCGAAACCCTGCGGTTGCAACTGGAGCCGCGCGTCACGCTGCTGGATGCCTTGCGGAATTATTCGAGCCTGACCGGCGCCAAGGAAGGTTGTGATCGCGCGGGCTGCGGCGCGTGCACGGTGATGCTGGGCGAGGTGCCGGTTTACGCCTGCCAAAAACTGGCCATCGAAGCGCAGGGCCAGCCCATCACCACGGTGGAAGGACTGGCCAAGAATGGTGAATTGACGCCGGTGCAGCGGGCCTTTTTGGAGAAGGACGCGCTCATGTGCGGTTATTGCACGCCGGGATTTGTCATGAGCGTGACGGCGTTGTTGAAGAAGCATCCGCGGCCCACGGCGGAGCAGGTGCGGCACGTCTGCGCGGGGAATCTCTGCCGGTGCGGCACTCAGCCGCGCATCATCGAGGCCGCGTTGCAGGCGGCGGGCGTCAATCCGGTTCGCACCACCCAAACGGAGGTCATCGACTATGCCCAGCTGGCCTAA
- a CDS encoding xanthine dehydrogenase family protein molybdopterin-binding subunit → MPSWPKETKYIGHETHRIDAPVKLTGKARYSSDIQAEGWLYGMILRSKWPAAKITSLNLAPALKVPGIKAAVTVKDGERIVRYYGEELAAVAGTSKQACLDALHAIEVEAKELPFVVHEPDAMKPDAPGVWEGSANASKPRVREQGEVDKAFSECAAVIEGFYTTPVQIHHPMETHGATVSWTDEGVTAWASTQGISSVRDGLAGGLQLDHSRVRVITDHMGGGFGAKFGAGVEMLLAARLSREAKAPVRLMLTRFDQGLSVGNRPSSFQKIKLGAKADGTLHAYELDNYGTAGIGSGGASEGGGSGVDFPAPYIYRIPNTRVNHTVVAVNAGSARAFRAPGHPPASYGMECAMDDLAVKLGIDPLALRIKNDSSEIRQREYKLGAERFGWKQKYRPPGTSPGPIKTGVGCGAATWGGGGSRSTRGEAQVNPDGSIEVRLGVQDIGTGTRTVIAVIAAELLGLRPDQITVKIGDTNYPPGPGSGGSTTCASVSPTVHDICTKALEQLQTQTGVADARGANWFATCKKLGVEPMIVHGGWQQGLSSSGVGGVQFAEVAVDTETGLITVKKITCVQDCGLIIDKLTAESQVNGGIIMGMGYALYEERVLDALSGVLLNPNFETYKLPGIADVPEIDVVLLNMPERGVIGLGEPVTIPTAGAIANAVANAIGTRVPSLPITTAKVLAALGKVPKASS, encoded by the coding sequence ATGCCCAGCTGGCCTAAGGAAACGAAATACATCGGCCACGAGACGCATCGCATCGATGCGCCCGTCAAACTGACCGGCAAAGCCCGTTACTCGTCCGACATCCAGGCCGAGGGCTGGCTCTACGGCATGATCCTGCGATCAAAGTGGCCGGCGGCAAAAATCACGAGTCTCAATCTGGCCCCGGCGTTGAAGGTTCCGGGCATCAAGGCCGCAGTCACCGTCAAGGACGGCGAGCGCATCGTTCGCTACTACGGCGAGGAACTGGCGGCCGTGGCCGGCACCTCCAAGCAAGCCTGCCTCGATGCGTTGCACGCCATCGAAGTCGAGGCGAAGGAGCTGCCGTTCGTAGTGCATGAGCCGGACGCGATGAAACCCGATGCACCGGGCGTTTGGGAAGGTTCGGCCAACGCCTCGAAACCGCGCGTTCGCGAACAGGGGGAAGTGGACAAGGCGTTCTCTGAGTGCGCGGCCGTCATTGAAGGTTTTTATACGACGCCCGTGCAGATTCATCATCCGATGGAAACGCACGGCGCCACCGTTTCGTGGACGGATGAAGGTGTTACCGCGTGGGCTTCCACCCAGGGCATCAGCAGTGTGCGCGACGGTCTGGCCGGTGGCTTGCAACTGGACCACAGCCGTGTTCGCGTCATCACCGATCACATGGGCGGCGGGTTTGGCGCGAAGTTCGGGGCCGGCGTCGAGATGCTGCTTGCGGCGCGCCTGTCCCGGGAGGCCAAGGCGCCGGTTCGTTTGATGCTGACCCGCTTTGATCAGGGGCTGTCCGTGGGCAACCGTCCGTCGAGCTTTCAGAAGATCAAACTGGGTGCGAAGGCGGACGGCACGTTGCACGCCTACGAACTCGACAATTACGGCACAGCAGGCATCGGCAGCGGCGGCGCCTCCGAAGGCGGTGGTTCGGGGGTGGATTTTCCGGCGCCCTACATTTACCGGATTCCGAACACCCGCGTGAATCACACCGTGGTCGCGGTGAACGCCGGTTCTGCGCGGGCGTTCCGCGCGCCGGGCCACCCGCCGGCATCCTACGGAATGGAGTGCGCGATGGACGACCTGGCGGTGAAACTGGGCATCGATCCGCTGGCCCTGCGCATCAAAAATGACTCCAGCGAAATTCGCCAGCGCGAATACAAGCTCGGGGCGGAGCGCTTTGGCTGGAAACAAAAATACCGTCCACCCGGCACGTCGCCTGGGCCAATCAAAACCGGCGTTGGTTGTGGCGCGGCCACGTGGGGCGGGGGCGGCAGCCGGAGCACGCGGGGTGAAGCCCAGGTCAATCCTGACGGCAGCATTGAGGTGCGCCTGGGGGTGCAGGACATTGGCACCGGAACCCGCACGGTGATTGCCGTGATTGCCGCCGAGCTGCTGGGCCTGCGGCCCGACCAGATAACCGTCAAAATCGGCGACACCAATTACCCTCCCGGTCCGGGCAGCGGGGGCAGCACCACGTGTGCATCGGTTTCGCCCACGGTGCATGACATCTGCACGAAGGCGCTGGAACAGTTGCAGACGCAGACGGGCGTCGCGGATGCGCGCGGCGCCAACTGGTTCGCCACCTGCAAGAAGCTCGGCGTCGAACCCATGATTGTTCACGGCGGCTGGCAGCAGGGCCTTTCCTCCAGTGGCGTGGGCGGGGTGCAGTTTGCCGAAGTTGCGGTGGATACGGAAACCGGCCTGATCACCGTCAAGAAAATCACGTGTGTGCAGGATTGCGGGTTGATCATCGACAAGCTGACCGCCGAAAGCCAGGTGAACGGCGGCATTATCATGGGCATGGGATACGCGCTTTACGAAGAGCGTGTGCTGGATGCGCTTTCGGGGGTGCTCCTGAATCCCAACTTCGAAACCTACAAGTTGCCGGGCATTGCGGATGTGCCGGAGATTGACGTGGTGCTTTTGAACATGCCTGAACGGGGTGTCATTGGCTTGGGTGAGCCCGTGACGATTCCCACCGCCGGCGCCATTGCGAATGCGGTGGCCAACGCCATCGGCACGCGCGTGCCCAGTCTGCCCATCACGACCGCCAAGGTGCTGGCCGCACTGGGCAAAGTCCCCAAAGCCAGTTCCTGA
- a CDS encoding FAD binding domain-containing protein, producing MKAFEYATALSTDSAQQMVDGHGEYLAGGNDLLGRLKDYLTDAGRLVNIKSLPGLNRIEKGGTHWTLGALVTIAQLEDDPELGRTFPGLQHAAAEIASQQIRNVATVGGNLAQHSRCWYYRQRDTVCLKKHGDLCYARHGDNRYHSLFSGNTCISPVVSNLATMLAALDATVLVQREGKPVRLSIAELYERAWENPTAHNSLQHGDLILQVEIPTARPQSAYLQVSDKHEFDWALVSCAAAAKVSQGKLSQARVALGCIAPVPHQVQAANVFLEGKVLDEDTVTHAADLILKDAQPLAFNGYKVPLAHALIRRTLLKLKG from the coding sequence ATGAAAGCCTTTGAATATGCCACCGCCCTGTCCACGGACTCCGCCCAGCAAATGGTGGACGGGCACGGCGAATACCTTGCCGGCGGCAACGATTTGCTGGGGCGGCTGAAGGATTACCTCACCGACGCCGGCCGGCTCGTCAACATCAAGTCGCTGCCTGGACTGAACCGCATCGAAAAGGGCGGCACGCATTGGACTCTTGGCGCGCTCGTGACCATCGCCCAACTCGAGGACGACCCGGAGCTCGGCCGGACGTTTCCGGGCCTGCAACATGCGGCGGCTGAAATCGCCTCACAGCAAATTCGCAACGTGGCCACGGTCGGCGGAAACCTCGCGCAACATTCACGCTGCTGGTATTATCGTCAGCGCGACACGGTCTGCCTCAAGAAGCACGGCGACCTCTGTTACGCCCGTCACGGCGACAATCGCTACCACAGTCTGTTTTCCGGCAACACCTGCATCAGCCCGGTCGTTTCCAATCTTGCCACCATGCTGGCCGCGCTCGACGCAACGGTGCTGGTGCAGCGGGAAGGCAAGCCCGTGCGCCTGAGCATTGCCGAGCTTTACGAGCGCGCATGGGAGAATCCCACCGCCCACAACTCGTTGCAGCATGGCGACCTGATTTTGCAGGTGGAAATTCCGACCGCCCGGCCGCAGAGCGCCTACCTGCAGGTGAGCGACAAGCACGAGTTTGACTGGGCGCTGGTCAGTTGCGCCGCCGCGGCGAAGGTCAGCCAGGGCAAACTCAGTCAGGCCCGCGTGGCACTGGGTTGCATAGCCCCGGTTCCGCATCAAGTTCAGGCCGCAAATGTGTTTCTGGAAGGCAAGGTCCTGGATGAGGACACCGTCACGCACGCGGCCGATTTGATTCTGAAGGACGCGCAGCCGCTGGCGTTCAATGGTTACAAAGTGCCGCTGGCGCATGCGCTCATCCGCCGCACCCTCCTAAAGTTGAAAGGCTGA
- a CDS encoding AraC family transcriptional regulator codes for MPVDSSRTFYRYFPVAERDRDWGLFVTTVGESHLGPGTAYPPATHPKKYRFQMPGGRVLQEHQIVYISAGRGWFKSGSSRRSTIEAGTVFLLFPGVWHSYAPDPATGWTEHWIGFNGNLARHLVRNGFFTTGRPVLRSGTEAKMLSLFSDIMASVRANAPALQQQLAGTTLQILARLYSVQQSKFTGEDPGQRIIHRAMERLRASLEQPIDMTELAAELNVSYRWFRRAFTHHTGLSPHHYLLDIRLACARDLLSQSSLSLKEIALRIGFEDPQYFSRIFHKKVGLTPGTWRERAQSKARAGSVE; via the coding sequence CCTCTTCGTCACCACGGTGGGCGAATCCCACCTTGGTCCCGGCACCGCCTACCCTCCAGCCACCCATCCGAAAAAATATCGCTTTCAAATGCCCGGAGGCCGCGTGCTGCAGGAACACCAGATTGTTTACATCTCCGCCGGCCGGGGCTGGTTCAAGTCTGGCTCCTCCCGGCGTTCAACCATCGAGGCAGGCACCGTTTTCCTGCTCTTCCCCGGCGTATGGCACAGCTACGCCCCCGACCCCGCCACGGGCTGGACGGAGCATTGGATCGGGTTCAACGGCAACCTGGCCCGGCATCTGGTGCGAAACGGATTTTTCACCACCGGCCGACCCGTGCTGCGCTCGGGCACCGAAGCCAAAATGCTGAGCCTGTTCAGCGACATCATGGCGTCCGTCCGCGCCAATGCTCCGGCGCTCCAACAACAGCTCGCCGGCACGACCTTGCAGATCCTGGCACGGCTGTATTCCGTGCAGCAATCCAAGTTCACCGGCGAGGATCCCGGGCAACGAATCATCCATCGCGCGATGGAGCGGCTGCGCGCGTCCTTGGAGCAACCAATTGACATGACCGAACTCGCAGCCGAACTCAACGTCAGCTATCGCTGGTTCCGCCGAGCCTTCACTCACCACACCGGTTTGAGTCCGCATCACTACCTGTTGGACATACGCCTGGCGTGCGCCCGTGACTTGCTGAGTCAAAGCAGCCTCTCCCTGAAGGAAATCGCGCTGCGCATCGGCTTCGAAGATCCCCAATACTTTTCCCGGATTTTCCACAAGAAAGTCGGCCTGACACCCGGCACCTGGCGCGAACGTGCGCAAAGCAAGGCCCGCGCCGGAAGCGTCGAATAG